The Streptomyces sp. NBC_01426 genome includes a region encoding these proteins:
- a CDS encoding SNF2-related protein, which produces MLLLETPGSEVWAAVRRAALTTVTASPELAPSIISMHAQLLRLPAATVREGQDAGSQDGFHAQATLTVDDQQISGSIQCSRTRKGARQQAMTTLIAAIAGLPDPLADRAVEAWGASASPAVPPPAPAPRAGSAPAAGRSPISVLHEFAQAGHTTTPDFRVTGAASAFTATVTAVHRGQKLAATGEGTSKQSARAAAASSLLEMLQQALAADVPPAPAPEPPTPSNAPALLPPLGLARTQEPPPAVPASAAELFRAHHVLEQALADGVALTLLPARHPAHSTWMIFRPDGVPLPDLELLPAPLQPVTRDLVLAGTGGIMPRRATVTGMAVPLRLALPLILDPRQGEHASVTGWRHPLRLALTCVAQQRVHPALTDQGQGCWRIGPITEALHTAVTDVAALMAPEGHCLLAGTNPIRVPSPEHAVWPLLDAVADTMLRTPGTPTLLGSGPHTGPAGQDAEATPELWRWADAIEDTVDPHPTPRLVLRIKEPDTAGTVPSAPAVLHLAAPDQQDTVAAITVWDGAQHTRAELTPAALPAVRRALRRAARHYPPLAHLAAQERPHRISLTAPDLARLHDHATAPLAESGITVQWPPTLLGALTATAVIGTHDPGDEDESPTGGGYLALERLVDCRWHINLDGDPLTEQEMTALADAAWPLIQLRGRWLLVDADTARRARARDLAPLPSLDALTAALSGTLTLNGEALEARPAGALATLVGTLRGAPDETRAVPPPAALKATLRHYQQRALTWLANMVDLGFGTLLADDMGLGKTLTTIALHLNRIETTRAAGPTLVVCPASLIANWEREITRFAPSTTVVRYHGAGRTLDRDALDPNTVVITTYGTVRRDTTSLAAAEWGLVIADEAQHIKNPTSATAKALRTVPARGRIAVTGTPVENNITELWAILDWTNPSLFGTRKAFRTRYGAVEKDSASPAAAQLARLVGPFMLRRRKTDPGIAPELPGKVHHHRIVALTEEQIGLYEASVRDTMDKIATSTGIQRRGLVLKLLQALRQICNTPSLYLKEPLEDADPAGLACRSGKLAALDDLMPTLAERGEASLIFTGYVQMGRILEHHLRARGRSVRFLHGGTPPARRQDLVDAFQNDPDPAPVFVLSVKAAGTGLTLTRAEHVVHYDRPWNPAVEDQATDRAHRIGQHRTVQVHHLITEGTVEDHINELLARKRALTEAVLTSGESALADLDDTELNALVALAAR; this is translated from the coding sequence GTGCTGCTCCTGGAGACCCCCGGCTCGGAGGTCTGGGCGGCGGTTCGCCGTGCAGCGCTCACCACGGTCACCGCCAGCCCGGAACTGGCGCCGAGCATCATCTCCATGCACGCTCAGCTGCTCCGGCTGCCGGCGGCGACCGTCCGCGAGGGCCAGGACGCCGGGAGCCAGGACGGCTTTCACGCGCAGGCCACGCTCACGGTCGACGACCAGCAGATCAGCGGCAGCATTCAGTGCTCCCGCACCCGCAAGGGCGCCCGGCAGCAGGCCATGACCACGCTCATCGCGGCGATCGCCGGCCTTCCCGACCCGCTCGCCGACCGTGCCGTAGAGGCATGGGGCGCATCTGCCAGCCCCGCCGTCCCGCCGCCAGCCCCGGCACCTCGCGCCGGCTCGGCACCCGCTGCGGGCCGCAGCCCCATCTCGGTCCTTCACGAGTTCGCCCAGGCCGGGCACACCACGACACCCGACTTCCGGGTCACGGGGGCCGCTTCCGCCTTCACCGCCACAGTCACCGCCGTCCACCGCGGGCAGAAACTCGCCGCGACGGGAGAGGGAACGAGCAAACAGAGCGCCCGCGCGGCCGCGGCCAGCAGCCTCCTGGAAATGCTTCAGCAAGCACTGGCCGCCGACGTCCCCCCAGCTCCCGCGCCCGAGCCTCCCACCCCGTCCAACGCCCCGGCGCTGCTTCCACCGCTCGGCCTCGCCCGTACACAGGAGCCACCCCCCGCCGTTCCCGCCAGCGCAGCCGAGTTGTTCCGCGCGCACCACGTCCTCGAGCAGGCCCTGGCCGACGGCGTGGCGCTCACCCTGCTGCCCGCCCGCCACCCCGCCCACAGCACCTGGATGATCTTCCGGCCCGACGGCGTACCGCTCCCCGACCTCGAACTACTGCCGGCGCCCCTTCAGCCGGTCACCCGCGACCTCGTCCTGGCCGGGACCGGTGGCATCATGCCGCGCCGCGCCACCGTGACCGGCATGGCCGTCCCGCTCCGACTCGCCCTCCCCCTGATCCTCGATCCCCGCCAGGGAGAGCACGCCTCGGTCACCGGATGGCGCCACCCTCTGCGCCTGGCCCTCACGTGCGTGGCGCAGCAGCGCGTCCACCCCGCCCTGACCGACCAAGGCCAGGGCTGCTGGCGCATCGGCCCGATCACCGAAGCCCTGCACACCGCCGTCACCGACGTCGCCGCGCTGATGGCCCCCGAAGGACACTGCCTCCTCGCCGGTACCAACCCCATCCGCGTCCCGTCCCCCGAACACGCGGTGTGGCCCCTGCTCGACGCCGTCGCCGACACCATGCTCCGCACCCCCGGCACCCCCACCCTCCTGGGATCCGGCCCCCACACCGGGCCCGCCGGCCAGGACGCCGAGGCGACACCCGAGTTGTGGAGGTGGGCGGACGCGATCGAGGACACCGTCGATCCCCACCCCACCCCGCGCCTGGTGCTGCGCATCAAGGAACCCGACACCGCGGGCACCGTCCCGTCCGCACCTGCCGTCCTGCACCTCGCCGCCCCCGACCAGCAGGACACCGTTGCAGCGATCACTGTCTGGGACGGGGCTCAGCACACCCGGGCCGAGCTCACCCCCGCCGCCCTGCCCGCTGTACGCCGCGCGCTGCGCCGGGCCGCCCGCCACTACCCGCCCCTGGCGCACCTCGCCGCCCAGGAACGCCCCCACCGCATCTCCCTGACCGCCCCAGACCTGGCCCGCCTCCACGACCACGCCACCGCCCCGCTCGCCGAGTCCGGCATCACCGTGCAGTGGCCCCCCACCCTCCTCGGCGCCCTCACCGCCACCGCCGTCATCGGCACCCACGACCCCGGCGACGAGGACGAGTCCCCGACGGGTGGCGGATACCTCGCACTGGAACGCCTGGTGGACTGCCGCTGGCACATCAACCTCGACGGTGACCCGCTGACCGAGCAGGAGATGACCGCGCTGGCCGACGCCGCGTGGCCGCTGATCCAACTGCGAGGCCGCTGGCTCCTGGTCGACGCCGACACCGCTCGCCGCGCCCGCGCCCGAGACCTCGCGCCCCTGCCATCCCTCGACGCGCTGACCGCGGCCCTGTCCGGCACCCTCACCCTCAATGGCGAAGCCCTCGAAGCCCGGCCCGCCGGCGCCCTGGCCACCCTGGTCGGCACGCTGCGCGGCGCCCCCGACGAGACCCGGGCCGTGCCCCCGCCGGCCGCCCTGAAAGCGACGCTGCGCCACTACCAGCAGCGCGCCCTGACCTGGCTCGCGAACATGGTCGACCTGGGCTTCGGCACGCTGCTCGCGGACGACATGGGCCTCGGCAAGACCCTGACGACCATCGCCCTGCACCTGAACCGCATCGAGACCACCCGCGCCGCCGGCCCGACGCTAGTGGTCTGCCCGGCCTCCCTGATCGCGAACTGGGAGCGCGAGATCACCCGCTTCGCGCCCTCCACCACGGTCGTGCGCTACCACGGCGCCGGCCGGACCCTCGACCGTGACGCCCTCGACCCCAACACAGTCGTCATCACCACCTACGGCACCGTCCGCCGTGACACCACCTCCCTCGCCGCCGCCGAGTGGGGACTGGTCATCGCGGACGAGGCCCAGCACATCAAGAACCCCACCTCGGCCACTGCCAAGGCACTGCGCACCGTGCCCGCCCGCGGCCGGATCGCGGTCACCGGCACCCCGGTGGAGAACAACATCACCGAGCTGTGGGCCATCCTCGACTGGACCAACCCCTCCCTCTTCGGCACCCGCAAAGCCTTCCGCACCCGCTACGGCGCCGTGGAGAAGGACTCCGCCTCACCGGCCGCCGCGCAACTCGCCCGGCTCGTCGGCCCGTTCATGCTGCGACGGCGCAAGACGGACCCCGGCATCGCCCCCGAACTGCCCGGCAAAGTGCACCACCACCGCATCGTCGCCCTCACCGAAGAACAGATCGGCCTGTACGAGGCATCCGTCCGCGACACCATGGACAAGATCGCCACCAGCACCGGAATCCAGCGCCGCGGCCTCGTCCTCAAACTGCTCCAGGCCCTGCGCCAGATCTGCAACACCCCCAGCCTCTACCTCAAGGAGCCGCTGGAGGACGCCGACCCGGCGGGCCTCGCCTGCCGCTCGGGCAAGCTGGCGGCCCTGGACGACCTCATGCCCACCCTGGCCGAGCGCGGCGAAGCGTCTCTGATCTTCACGGGATACGTGCAGATGGGCCGCATCCTTGAGCACCACCTCCGGGCCCGCGGCCGCTCGGTGCGTTTCCTCCACGGCGGAACGCCCCCGGCCCGCCGCCAGGACCTCGTCGACGCCTTCCAGAACGACCCGGACCCGGCCCCGGTCTTCGTGCTGTCGGTCAAGGCGGCCGGCACCGGACTCACCCTCACCCGGGCCGAGCACGTCGTCCACTACGACCGGCCCTGGAACCCCGCCGTCGAGGACCAGGCGACCGACCGCGCCCACCGCATCGGCCAGCACCGCACCGTCCAGGTCCACCACCTGATCACCGAGGGCACCGTGGAAGACCACATCAACGAACTCCTCGCCCGCAAACGCGCCCTGACCGAGGCGGTCCTCACCTCCGGCGAGAGCGCCCTCGCCGACCTCGACGACACCGAACTCAACGCGCTCGTGGCCCTGGCCGCCCGATGA